In Microplitis mediator isolate UGA2020A chromosome 2, iyMicMedi2.1, whole genome shotgun sequence, a single window of DNA contains:
- the LOC130663192 gene encoding uncharacterized protein LOC130663192, with amino-acid sequence MDNDHQVTFESLKVLADNVNSIIHNRKRYEIQLILDTNHYDILLLSETKLNPNHSLEFKNYNIIRTDRPNAIQGGGTAILIKKSLNYQTVYHPSSSLNEVLEYTIVSLSLKKANLLIISAYATNDNHSIFIDELNNLLLNIKTSDPMNYFLLAGDLNIKNRDWGDSEDNQRGKIFKNWASDKATEFKASIYSPIRPTFKPGRSFLDICIADARLTLTNTINGKLETLEYDSDHDAIIMEIATDVESQRPLDLLAFYHRYRYKSTKWKSFTKKLDTENTTIIPSNVTLSTDQIDNYLKEIDEAILKTIEVTVPKVKPHDKIYNYVNSNIKKLYKEKTRLLTLYHNQLRIDPTHKRKDTIDTKAELKIIKNNSTMSL; translated from the coding sequence ATGGACAATGACCATCAAGTCACATTTGAGTCTCTGAAGGTGCTCGCAGACAACGTAAACTCGATCATCCATAACAGAAAAAGATACGAAATCCAATTAATCCTTGATACTAATCACTACGACATACTACTTCTTTCCGAAACAAAACTCAATCCCAACCACTCgcttgaattcaaaaattacaacaTTATAAGAACGGATAGACCTAACGCGATACAAGGTGGTGGCACAGCCATCCTGATAAAGAAATCTCTGAACTATCAAACGGTCTATCACCCGTCCTCGTCACTCAACGAAGTATTGGAATACACAATTGTCAGCCTATCGCTCAAAAAGGCCAACCTCCTAATCATCAGTGCTTACGCGACAAACGATAACCACTCCATATTTATAGACGAACTCAACAATCTACTACTGAACATCAAAACTTCAGATCCTATGAACTACTTCCTACTTGCAGGTGACCTTAACATCAAAAACCGCGACTGGGGCGACTCAGAAGACAACCAACGAGGAAAAATCTTCAAAAATTGGGCCTCTGACAAGGCGACGGAATTCAAAGCCTCAATCTACTCACCAATCAGGCCTACCTTTAAACCAGGTAGGTCTTTTCTTGACATTTGTATTGCGGATGCACGCCTAACACTTACCAACACCATCAATGGCAAACTCGAAACCCTAGAATATGACAGTGACCACGACGCAATAATAATGGAAATAGCCACGGACGTCGAATCACAAAGACCACTGGACCTATTAGCCTTTTATCATAGATATAGATACAAATCCACAAAATGGAAATCATTCACCAAGAAACTAGACACTGAAAACACTACAATAATCCCCAGCAACGTAACGCTCTCAACTGACCAGATAGACAACTACTTAAAAGAAATAGACGaagcaattttaaaaacaatagaaGTAACTGTACCAAAAGTTAAACCACACGACAAAATCTACAACTACGTGAACAGTAACATCAAAAAACTTTACAAAGAAAAAACGAGACTACTGACGCTTTACCACAATCAACTCCGAATTGACCCAACGCACAAACGCAAGGACACTATAGATACTAAAGCTGAActcaaaatcataaaaaacaaCTCCACAATGAGTTTGTGA